From one Nonomuraea polychroma genomic stretch:
- a CDS encoding NADH-quinone oxidoreductase subunit H has translation MPELTPVWTLVAYPVALGAFTFAAAAFDTGRPLSRVARLLVQQRRRTLLPDTLLVRVGVAGLLAAAVLAGIVLPLGDVPLLGLDVGIVWFNAMEVCVWGALWLTGWGVNSVPPLVGGYRFIAQGLAYELPHMFALITAGLGAGSLRMTDVVQAQQGLWFAVWMPAAFGVYLVSALAMAFWGPMSQPLGADIAGGVTSELAGADRLLFGIGRYALLSVVAAAAVPLFLGGGAGPWLPAWVWTVLKTAAVLAVLVWARHRFPAVRMDRFMQASWLVLIPVTLVQLLIVGIVVV, from the coding sequence ATGCCTGAGCTCACGCCCGTCTGGACACTGGTCGCCTACCCCGTCGCGCTCGGCGCGTTCACCTTCGCGGCGGCGGCGTTCGACACCGGGCGCCCGCTCAGCCGGGTGGCGCGGCTGCTCGTGCAACAGCGGCGCCGCACGCTGCTGCCGGACACCCTGCTGGTGCGGGTCGGCGTGGCCGGTCTGCTCGCCGCCGCGGTCCTGGCGGGCATCGTGCTGCCGCTGGGCGACGTGCCGCTGCTCGGCCTGGACGTCGGCATCGTCTGGTTCAACGCGATGGAGGTGTGCGTCTGGGGCGCGCTGTGGCTCACCGGCTGGGGCGTCAACTCGGTCCCTCCCCTGGTGGGCGGCTACCGGTTCATCGCCCAGGGCCTGGCGTACGAGTTGCCGCACATGTTCGCGCTCATCACGGCCGGCCTGGGAGCGGGGTCGCTGCGGATGACCGACGTGGTGCAGGCGCAGCAGGGGTTGTGGTTCGCCGTCTGGATGCCCGCGGCCTTCGGCGTCTACCTGGTGTCCGCCCTCGCGATGGCGTTCTGGGGACCGATGAGCCAGCCGCTGGGCGCCGACATCGCCGGAGGGGTGACGTCCGAGCTGGCGGGCGCCGACCGGCTGCTGTTCGGGATCGGCCGGTACGCGCTGCTCAGCGTCGTGGCGGCGGCTGCCGTGCCGCTCTTTCTAGGCGGAGGCGCCGGTCCGTGGCTGCCTGCCTGGGTGTGGACGGTGCTCAAGACCGCCGCGGTGCTCGCCGTGCTGGTGTGGGCGCGGCACCGGTTCCCGGCGGTCAGGATGGACCGCTTCATGCAGGCGTCCTGGCTCGTGCTGATCCCCGTCACGCTCGTCCAACTGCTGATCGTCGGAATCGTGGTGGTGTGA
- a CDS encoding MFS transporter → MSAPSPRRWAALALIATAQFIVIMDTSIIGVALPRIQEDLGFSQENLSWVFNAYVVAFGGLLLLGGRLSDLFGARRLFGAGWLILLIGSLIAGIAPEVWVELTGRAVQGIGAALIAPSALTLLMMLFGHDPKELTKALALYGAAAPAGGTAGVFLGGVITEYLSWPWVFYINIPIALVALLATGPLMPAAPSQRGSIDVTGALTVTLGLGAAVYAVVRAPEIGWGSAQTWLVLAAAVVLLAAFVAIQARRREPLMRLSIFRTPNLAAANLTQLLLGGAWIPMWFFLNLYLQQVLGYSAFPSGAALLPMTVLIMIGMIVLAPRTINRFGPKTTTVAGLVLLAAGMGWLSLISPDGSFAADVLPASLVAALGMSLAFIPSLGTAISSARPEEGGLASGIVNTSYQVGSALGLAAMTAVAAANGAAQLGDLPALTSGFSAAFIGATGIAIAGAVLAAATLRSPAAAPAEAEPRRDSTTVPPR, encoded by the coding sequence ATGTCCGCACCATCCCCCCGGCGATGGGCCGCCCTGGCCCTGATCGCCACTGCTCAGTTCATCGTCATCATGGACACGTCGATCATCGGCGTGGCCCTTCCCCGCATCCAGGAAGACCTCGGCTTCTCCCAGGAGAACCTGTCCTGGGTTTTCAACGCCTACGTCGTCGCGTTCGGGGGCCTCCTGCTGCTCGGTGGCCGCCTGTCGGATCTGTTCGGCGCCCGCCGCCTCTTCGGCGCCGGCTGGCTCATCCTGCTCATCGGCTCACTCATCGCGGGCATCGCCCCCGAGGTGTGGGTCGAGCTGACCGGCCGCGCGGTGCAAGGCATCGGCGCCGCCCTGATCGCGCCCTCCGCCCTCACTCTGCTCATGATGCTCTTCGGCCACGACCCCAAGGAGCTCACCAAGGCTCTGGCCCTGTACGGCGCCGCCGCGCCCGCGGGCGGCACCGCCGGAGTGTTCCTCGGCGGTGTCATCACTGAATACCTGAGCTGGCCGTGGGTCTTCTACATCAACATCCCCATCGCACTCGTCGCGCTGCTGGCCACGGGCCCGCTGATGCCTGCCGCCCCATCCCAGCGCGGTTCCATCGACGTGACCGGCGCACTGACGGTCACCCTCGGCCTCGGCGCCGCCGTGTACGCCGTCGTCCGGGCGCCCGAGATCGGCTGGGGCTCCGCGCAGACGTGGCTGGTGCTCGCCGCCGCCGTCGTTCTGCTCGCCGCGTTCGTCGCCATCCAGGCCCGCCGCCGCGAGCCGCTCATGCGCCTGTCCATCTTCCGCACCCCGAACCTCGCCGCCGCCAACCTCACCCAGCTCCTGCTGGGCGGGGCGTGGATCCCGATGTGGTTCTTCCTCAACCTCTACCTGCAGCAGGTCCTCGGCTACAGCGCCTTCCCCAGCGGCGCGGCACTGCTCCCGATGACCGTCCTCATCATGATCGGAATGATCGTCCTGGCGCCGCGGACCATCAACCGCTTCGGCCCCAAGACCACCACCGTCGCCGGCCTGGTCCTGCTCGCCGCCGGCATGGGCTGGCTCTCCCTGATCAGCCCGGACGGCAGCTTCGCCGCCGACGTCCTGCCCGCCAGCCTGGTGGCCGCCCTCGGCATGTCGCTGGCCTTCATCCCCTCCCTCGGCACCGCCATCTCCTCAGCCCGTCCCGAGGAAGGCGGCCTGGCCTCCGGCATCGTCAACACCAGCTACCAGGTCGGCTCCGCACTCGGCCTCGCCGCCATGACCGCCGTCGCCGCCGCCAACGGCGCCGCACAGCTCGGTGACCTCCCCGCTCTGACCAGCGGCTTCTCCGCCGCGTTCATCGGAGCCACCGGCATCGCCATCGCCGGAGCCGTCCTCGCCGCCGCCACACTGCGCTCCCCCGCAGCCGCGCCCGCCGAGGCCGAACCCCGCAGGGACAGCACCACTGTTCCCCCGCGGTGA
- a CDS encoding heavy metal translocating P-type ATPase, whose translation MSSLTDDRQNAVELSIGGMTCASCANRIERKLNKLDGVTATVNYATEKAKVTFGDGVAPEQLIAEVEKAGYTAALPAPPAQREERQEPEDELRPLRNRWITAVVLSVPVIAMAMVPALQFTYWQWLSLTLAAPVVVYAGRPFHKAAWTNLRHGTATMDTLISMGTLAALGWSLWALFFGSAGVPGMTHPFEFTIERTDGSGNIYLEAAAGVTAFILAGRYFESRSKRRAGAALRALMELGAKDVELADGRRVPVDRLKVGDRFIVRPGEKIATDGVVEDGSSAVDASMLTGESVPVEVKPGDAVTGATVNAGGRLIVRATRVGADTQLAQMARLVEEAQTGKAQVQRLADRISGIFVPIVIALAVGTLGFWLGTGGGAGAAFTAAVAVLIIACPCALGLATPTALLVGTGRGAQLGILIKGPEVLESTRRIDTVVLDKTGTVTEGKMTLIGVHVAEGEDEAEVLRLAGALEHASEHPIAQAVAKGAAARVGELPSPEDFANVEGLGVQGIVDGHAVLVGRPRLLAEWSQHLTADLERKLHEAQAAGRTAVAVGWDGRARAVLVVADVVKPTSKEAIAQLRALGLTPVLLTGDNEAVAKSVAAEVGIDEVIAEVLPADKVDVVKRLQGEGRVVAMVGDGVNDAAALAQADLGLAMGTGTDAAIEASDLTLVRGDLRVAADAIRLSRRTLSTIKGNLFWAFAYNVAALPLAALGLLNPMIAGAAMAFSSVFVVSNSLRLRRFK comes from the coding sequence ATGTCCTCCCTCACCGATGACCGGCAGAACGCGGTCGAGCTCTCGATCGGCGGCATGACCTGCGCGTCCTGCGCCAACCGCATCGAGCGCAAGCTCAACAAGCTGGACGGCGTGACCGCGACGGTCAACTACGCCACGGAGAAGGCGAAGGTCACCTTCGGCGACGGCGTCGCCCCGGAGCAGCTGATCGCGGAGGTGGAGAAGGCCGGCTACACGGCCGCGCTGCCCGCCCCTCCCGCCCAGCGGGAAGAGCGGCAGGAGCCGGAGGACGAGCTGAGGCCGCTGCGCAACCGGTGGATCACCGCAGTGGTGCTCTCCGTGCCTGTGATCGCGATGGCGATGGTTCCGGCGTTGCAGTTCACGTACTGGCAGTGGTTGTCGCTGACGTTGGCGGCGCCGGTGGTGGTCTACGCGGGCCGGCCGTTCCACAAGGCCGCCTGGACGAACCTGCGGCACGGCACGGCCACCATGGACACGCTGATCTCGATGGGCACGCTGGCCGCGCTCGGCTGGTCGCTGTGGGCATTGTTCTTCGGCAGCGCGGGTGTGCCGGGCATGACGCACCCGTTCGAGTTCACCATTGAGCGCACCGACGGCTCCGGCAACATCTACCTGGAGGCGGCGGCGGGGGTGACGGCGTTCATCCTGGCCGGACGCTACTTCGAGTCGCGTTCCAAGCGGCGGGCCGGGGCCGCGCTGCGCGCGCTGATGGAGCTGGGCGCCAAGGACGTGGAGCTGGCAGACGGCCGGCGGGTCCCGGTCGACCGGCTCAAGGTGGGAGACCGCTTCATCGTCCGGCCAGGGGAGAAGATCGCCACCGATGGCGTGGTCGAGGACGGCAGCTCGGCGGTGGACGCCTCGATGTTGACGGGCGAGTCGGTGCCGGTCGAGGTCAAGCCGGGGGACGCGGTCACCGGGGCGACGGTGAACGCGGGCGGCCGCCTGATCGTCCGGGCGACCCGGGTGGGCGCGGACACGCAGCTGGCGCAGATGGCCCGGCTGGTGGAGGAGGCCCAGACCGGTAAGGCACAGGTGCAGCGGCTGGCCGACCGGATCTCCGGGATCTTCGTGCCGATCGTGATCGCGCTGGCGGTCGGGACGCTCGGCTTCTGGCTGGGCACCGGTGGCGGCGCGGGGGCGGCGTTCACCGCCGCGGTCGCGGTGCTCATCATCGCCTGCCCGTGCGCGCTGGGCCTGGCCACCCCGACCGCGTTGCTGGTCGGCACGGGCCGGGGTGCCCAGCTGGGCATTCTGATCAAGGGTCCAGAAGTGCTGGAGTCCACTCGCCGGATCGACACCGTGGTGCTGGACAAGACCGGCACGGTCACCGAGGGCAAGATGACCCTCATCGGCGTGCACGTGGCCGAGGGAGAGGACGAGGCCGAGGTGCTGCGCCTGGCGGGCGCCCTGGAGCACGCCTCCGAGCACCCGATCGCCCAGGCCGTCGCCAAGGGCGCCGCTGCCCGGGTCGGCGAGTTGCCCTCGCCCGAGGACTTCGCCAACGTCGAAGGGCTCGGTGTGCAGGGCATCGTGGACGGGCACGCGGTCCTGGTCGGACGTCCGAGACTGCTGGCGGAATGGTCGCAGCACCTCACCGCCGACCTGGAGCGGAAGCTGCACGAGGCGCAGGCCGCCGGGCGGACCGCCGTGGCGGTCGGCTGGGACGGCCGGGCCCGCGCGGTGCTGGTGGTGGCGGACGTGGTCAAGCCGACCAGCAAGGAGGCCATCGCGCAGCTCCGTGCCCTCGGGCTGACGCCGGTGCTGCTGACCGGCGACAACGAGGCCGTGGCCAAGAGCGTGGCGGCCGAGGTGGGCATCGACGAGGTGATCGCCGAGGTGCTGCCCGCTGACAAGGTCGACGTGGTCAAGCGGCTGCAGGGCGAGGGCCGGGTGGTGGCCATGGTGGGCGACGGGGTCAACGACGCCGCCGCGCTGGCCCAGGCCGACCTGGGGCTGGCGATGGGCACCGGCACCGACGCCGCCATCGAGGCCTCCGACCTGACCCTGGTCCGCGGCGACCTGCGGGTCGCGGCCGACGCCATCCGGCTGTCGCGCCGGACGCTCAGCACGATCAAGGGCAACCTGTTCTGGGCCTTCGCCTACAACGTGGCCGCCCTGCCGCTGGCCGCCCTCGGCCTGCTCAACCCGATGATCGCGGGAGCCGCGATGGCGTTCTCCAGCGTCTTCGTGGTCAGCAACAGCCTGCGGCTGCGCCGCTTCAAGTAA
- a CDS encoding heavy-metal-associated domain-containing protein: MSTATYTVKGMTCGHCVSSVKEEVSEVAGVTSVEVDLATGLLTVDSDGPLDPAKIVAAVEEAGYEVANQS; encoded by the coding sequence ATGAGCACCGCCACCTACACCGTCAAGGGCATGACCTGCGGACACTGCGTCAGCTCGGTCAAGGAAGAGGTCAGCGAAGTGGCCGGCGTCACGAGCGTCGAGGTGGACCTGGCCACCGGGCTGCTGACCGTGGACAGCGACGGTCCCCTCGACCCGGCGAAGATCGTCGCCGCGGTGGAGGAGGCCGGTTACGAGGTGGCGAATCAGTCATGA
- a CDS encoding NADH-quinone oxidoreductase subunit A: protein MAPWAAVLSLLSLLLAGVLSVYLVARLIAPSGTAEVAPFLSGARPHEHALSRFHVRWYAVTLVFLAFDMEMVFMYPWALVVAEVGAVAVVEMFIFLGLLMVGVIYAWREGAFRWV from the coding sequence ATGGCGCCATGGGCGGCCGTTCTGAGTCTGCTGAGCCTGCTTCTCGCCGGCGTGCTCAGCGTCTATCTGGTCGCCAGGCTCATCGCCCCTTCCGGCACCGCCGAGGTCGCGCCGTTCCTGTCCGGCGCACGTCCGCATGAGCACGCACTGTCACGCTTCCACGTGCGCTGGTACGCGGTCACGCTGGTGTTCCTCGCCTTCGACATGGAGATGGTGTTCATGTATCCGTGGGCGCTCGTCGTCGCCGAGGTGGGGGCGGTCGCAGTCGTGGAGATGTTCATCTTCCTCGGCCTGCTCATGGTCGGCGTGATCTATGCGTGGCGGGAGGGCGCGTTCCGGTGGGTCTGA
- a CDS encoding DUF305 domain-containing protein: MHVNRTMSVTLAAGALALLTACGGAGESMAGHQRMSSSAPAATATSPSPSAAFNDADVMFAQTMIPHHEQAVEMADLAATRASDPEVKKLATTIKAAQDPEIQTMRGWLTEWGKPESDPEGHMGHGMPGMLSEQEMNRLEAAKGKAFDKLFVQQMIAHHKGAIKMARTEQKDGSNPQAKELAKTIETTQKAEVEQMRKILDRL; this comes from the coding sequence ATGCATGTCAACCGTACGATGTCCGTCACCCTCGCCGCGGGCGCGCTGGCCCTGCTCACCGCCTGTGGCGGCGCCGGCGAATCCATGGCTGGGCACCAGCGGATGAGCAGCAGCGCCCCTGCCGCCACCGCGACCAGCCCCTCGCCGTCGGCTGCTTTCAACGACGCGGACGTCATGTTCGCGCAGACGATGATCCCGCATCACGAGCAGGCGGTCGAGATGGCCGACCTGGCCGCGACGCGGGCGAGCGACCCGGAGGTCAAGAAGCTCGCAACCACGATCAAGGCGGCGCAGGATCCGGAGATCCAGACCATGAGGGGCTGGCTGACCGAGTGGGGCAAGCCCGAGTCCGACCCTGAAGGACACATGGGGCATGGCATGCCCGGCATGCTGTCCGAGCAGGAGATGAACAGGCTCGAAGCGGCCAAGGGCAAAGCGTTCGACAAGCTGTTCGTCCAGCAGATGATCGCCCATCACAAGGGCGCGATCAAGATGGCCCGCACCGAGCAGAAGGACGGCTCCAACCCACAGGCCAAGGAGCTGGCCAAAACGATCGAGACCACCCAGAAGGCCGAAGTGGAGCAGATGCGGAAGATCCTCGACCGGCTCTGA